A window of Chloracidobacterium sp. N contains these coding sequences:
- the cdaA gene encoding diadenylate cyclase CdaA, which translates to MPTLMHWLGQSWFVAAVDLLLVFLVVYEALKLLKGTRAAQVAVGIAIVAFLYQASHWLHLPTLEFVIRHSLLYVGFAVVVLFQNEIRLAFANFGKNIRLLSRLGWRTQKLSVVQYEDVLLAVATLAANKTGALIVFERQDNLDEYISRGVRLDAVLGYDLLINIFNPEAPLHDGAVIIRQDRIAAASCFLPLTLNPRLSKDTGTRHRSAIGITEESDAFVIVVSEETGMVSCVEGGNIKRGLEIQAVRELLSKALKATKTQGVTAVRRRRRLAEPSGMDFVTLDTPSETSETPATGTPVVANGRQASRIGERGALNLAAVWQQGRHWSGWLGRKLRTLVVENFTLKLIAAVMTSALWLSATKQDAIPFVLRGVPVNYQGLREDLVIANGHEVQEVTLRVRGPRDVVERLRPESFGITVSLAGKNPGDRVILLREDARIAKPTGVEILEIEPPRLTLNLERQVYRQVDIKPNFRGALPVDREIAEYQVVPATTMLRGPEAQVYALPSVGTETIWLNVHDRSFTERYKVDVKDPRIEIVGAQEVEVKVTIRPIIVRRRLDVVLETPGTPPTRLEVTVEGPKSVVEKLRGRDFQATVATALVSERPPRRKVVVTPPPDLAEQVQVVSVSPDEVINRRSEQGSTR; encoded by the coding sequence ATGCCGACATTGATGCACTGGCTTGGTCAATCCTGGTTCGTGGCGGCCGTCGATCTGCTCCTCGTCTTTCTGGTCGTCTATGAGGCGTTGAAGCTGCTCAAAGGGACACGCGCCGCGCAGGTCGCGGTCGGAATTGCCATCGTCGCGTTCCTGTACCAGGCTTCCCACTGGCTTCACCTGCCAACGCTGGAGTTTGTCATCCGCCACAGCCTGCTCTACGTCGGCTTTGCGGTCGTCGTCCTGTTTCAGAATGAAATCCGCCTGGCCTTCGCCAATTTCGGCAAGAACATCCGGCTTCTGTCCCGCCTGGGGTGGCGGACCCAAAAGCTGTCGGTCGTGCAGTATGAGGATGTCCTGCTGGCCGTGGCCACACTGGCGGCCAACAAAACCGGGGCCCTGATTGTTTTCGAGCGCCAGGACAACCTGGATGAGTACATCTCACGGGGGGTCCGGCTGGATGCCGTTCTCGGTTACGATTTGCTCATCAATATCTTCAACCCCGAAGCGCCGCTCCACGATGGTGCGGTCATCATCCGCCAGGATCGGATTGCTGCCGCCAGTTGCTTCCTCCCCCTGACCCTCAACCCACGGCTGTCCAAAGACACCGGCACGCGCCACCGTTCGGCGATTGGCATCACCGAGGAAAGTGATGCCTTTGTCATCGTCGTTTCGGAGGAAACCGGGATGGTGTCGTGTGTCGAGGGCGGCAACATCAAACGTGGTCTTGAAATTCAAGCCGTCCGCGAATTGCTCTCCAAGGCGCTGAAGGCCACCAAAACCCAGGGCGTCACTGCGGTACGCCGGCGGAGGCGCCTGGCAGAGCCTTCGGGGATGGATTTCGTCACGCTCGATACCCCCAGTGAAACGAGTGAGACGCCGGCAACGGGGACGCCGGTCGTTGCGAATGGACGCCAGGCGTCACGAATCGGCGAGCGTGGGGCGCTGAACCTGGCTGCCGTGTGGCAGCAGGGGCGACACTGGTCGGGCTGGCTCGGAAGAAAGCTTCGCACCCTGGTCGTTGAAAATTTCACCCTCAAACTCATCGCGGCTGTGATGACCAGCGCCCTGTGGCTGTCGGCCACCAAGCAGGACGCCATCCCGTTTGTTCTGCGCGGGGTGCCCGTCAACTATCAGGGATTGCGCGAAGACCTGGTCATTGCCAACGGCCACGAAGTGCAGGAAGTGACCCTGCGCGTACGCGGCCCCCGCGATGTCGTCGAGCGCCTGCGGCCCGAATCGTTTGGGATCACCGTCTCGCTGGCAGGTAAAAATCCCGGCGACCGGGTCATTCTTCTGCGGGAGGATGCCCGCATCGCGAAGCCAACCGGGGTGGAAATCCTGGAAATCGAACCGCCCCGGCTGACCCTGAATCTGGAACGACAGGTCTATCGGCAGGTGGACATCAAGCCGAACTTCCGTGGCGCCCTGCCGGTGGACCGGGAAATTGCCGAGTACCAGGTGGTCCCCGCCACCACGATGCTGCGCGGACCTGAAGCACAGGTCTATGCCCTGCCGTCCGTGGGCACGGAGACCATCTGGCTCAATGTCCATGACCGGTCCTTTACGGAACGCTACAAGGTGGATGTCAAGGACCCGCGCATCGAGATTGTCGGAGCGCAGGAAGTCGAAGTAAAGGTCACGATTCGCCCCATCATCGTGCGCCGCCGGCTGGATGTGGTTCTGGAGACACCGGGTACCCCGCCCACCCGGCTGGAGGTGACGGTGGAGGGGCCCAAGTCCGTTGTGGAAAAGCTCCGGGGGCGTGATTTTCAGGCCACGGTTGCCACCGCCCTGGTCTCCGAGCGCCCACCCCGGCGGAAAGTGGTGGTGACGCCGCCACCGGACTTGGCCGAGCAGGTGCAGGTGGTGAGTGTCAGCCCGGATGAGGTGATCAACCGGCGTTCCGAACAGGGAAGCACCAGATGA
- a CDS encoding lysophospholipid acyltransferase family protein — protein MLTTERVPVNPSPTVRQRAEAALVAGLLWGLGCLPRRWALRGGMLLARLLSGVLPRLWRVGADNLALAFPDLPERERRRLLRGCITNLGRLLGEFSQFPKLHPGNIHEVVEYEGFEHFTAAQAQGRGVIFFTGHLGAWELSAFAHALYGHPLNILVRPIDNPLVDHLITRWRTASGNRILSKHRDLRALVVRLRRGETVGILADVHVQPQHGMFCPFFGHPACTSPLVARLARRTGATVLPGYLVWDARRGRHRLVFEPPVPLVQTADEAFDIRENTLRLTRCWEAIVRRHPDQWLWIHRRWKSQPQPDLAPATIPNGLNLLSPGNDEC, from the coding sequence ATGCTAACGACGGAACGTGTGCCTGTCAATCCATCTCCGACCGTACGGCAGCGGGCCGAAGCGGCTCTGGTGGCCGGGCTGTTATGGGGGTTGGGATGCCTGCCCCGCCGGTGGGCCCTGCGCGGTGGCATGCTTCTGGCAAGGCTCCTGTCCGGTGTGCTGCCGCGTTTGTGGCGGGTGGGGGCTGACAATCTGGCCCTGGCTTTCCCGGACCTGCCGGAACGGGAGCGGCGGCGGTTGCTCCGCGGGTGCATCACGAACCTGGGGCGGCTGCTCGGCGAGTTTTCCCAGTTTCCGAAGCTGCATCCCGGGAATATCCACGAAGTGGTTGAATACGAAGGATTTGAGCACTTTACCGCGGCTCAGGCGCAGGGACGGGGCGTGATTTTCTTCACCGGACACCTCGGTGCATGGGAACTCAGCGCCTTTGCCCATGCGCTTTACGGGCATCCGCTCAACATTCTCGTGCGCCCCATAGACAATCCCCTTGTGGATCATCTGATCACACGCTGGCGGACGGCGAGCGGCAACCGCATCCTCTCCAAGCACCGCGACTTGCGTGCTCTGGTGGTCCGCCTCCGGCGGGGCGAGACAGTAGGGATTCTCGCTGATGTGCACGTCCAGCCCCAGCACGGTATGTTCTGCCCGTTTTTTGGTCATCCGGCTTGCACGTCACCGCTTGTGGCGCGTCTGGCGCGGCGGACGGGGGCAACTGTCCTTCCGGGGTATCTCGTATGGGATGCCCGGCGGGGGCGGCACCGGCTGGTGTTCGAGCCGCCGGTGCCGCTGGTGCAGACGGCGGATGAAGCCTTCGACATCCGGGAAAACACACTCCGCCTGACACGCTGCTGGGAAGCCATTGTCCGCCGCCACCCGGACCAGTGGCTGTGGATTCACCGGCGCTGGAAAAGCCAACCTCAGCCGGACCTGGCTCCGGCAACCATCCCGAATGGTCTCAATCTTTTATCACCAGGAAACGATGAATGCTGA
- a CDS encoding lysophospholipid acyltransferase family protein: MLWILKVIVHALFRVVFTLEYTGVEHVPLTGAVILAGNHPSYLDPVLISLPIRRRIRFVAWDKLFTIPLLGPLIRFFGAFPVDTTRRDQQAFVQALRVLQDGDALGIFPEAGLSKEARMNALLKSGAARLALAAPCPIVPVTIAGARAAWPRGQWLPLPRKITVKYHPPLHPPRVAADGLAEDRELAQALTEQLRKTIERRLLPALKVGAKRAELHRRPAWALRAYEYLPLWVCLTGLGLGGWSWALALPTLAYLGYVLLDIWVLPQQRLTKVLRDLALPVWLAAAYPWAVATFVAPELQARFLQAPAWILGLMIASLLFPFHWTSYYDTQRFLRGLSIGYLVLWWLEVIRPEGAGHGLQVLWLVFVIAYALVIRHRHWPFVVAGSATYLVLLWWFSPERWPVELLYYAGAGVAVSGYVYVVKFTAHDGRGA; this comes from the coding sequence TTGCTGTGGATTCTCAAGGTCATCGTCCACGCCCTGTTTCGCGTGGTGTTCACGCTCGAATACACGGGGGTTGAGCACGTCCCGCTGACGGGAGCGGTCATCCTGGCAGGAAATCATCCAAGCTATCTTGACCCGGTGCTGATTTCGCTGCCGATTCGGCGGCGGATTCGTTTCGTTGCCTGGGATAAGTTGTTCACCATACCGCTGCTGGGGCCACTGATTCGTTTCTTCGGGGCCTTTCCCGTGGATACGACCCGGCGCGACCAGCAGGCCTTTGTGCAGGCCCTCCGGGTGTTGCAGGACGGGGATGCCTTGGGAATTTTTCCCGAAGCCGGGCTTTCCAAGGAAGCGCGTATGAATGCCCTGCTCAAGTCCGGGGCGGCGCGGCTGGCCCTGGCGGCGCCGTGTCCCATTGTGCCAGTCACCATTGCCGGCGCACGGGCGGCGTGGCCGCGTGGGCAGTGGCTGCCGCTGCCACGCAAGATTACGGTCAAATACCATCCGCCCTTGCATCCCCCCCGCGTGGCGGCGGACGGCCTTGCCGAAGACAGGGAACTGGCCCAGGCCCTGACCGAGCAGCTTCGGAAGACCATCGAGCGCCGCCTCCTGCCGGCGCTCAAGGTCGGGGCGAAGCGGGCCGAGCTGCATCGCCGTCCGGCCTGGGCGCTGCGGGCCTATGAGTATCTCCCGCTCTGGGTCTGCCTGACGGGCCTAGGTCTCGGCGGCTGGAGTTGGGCGCTGGCGCTGCCCACACTGGCCTATCTCGGGTATGTCCTGCTGGATATCTGGGTGCTTCCGCAGCAGCGCCTGACCAAGGTGCTGCGCGATCTGGCGCTTCCGGTCTGGCTGGCGGCGGCATATCCCTGGGCGGTCGCCACGTTTGTCGCCCCGGAGCTGCAGGCCCGCTTCCTGCAGGCACCCGCCTGGATTCTGGGGCTGATGATCGCCAGCCTCCTGTTTCCCTTTCACTGGACGAGTTACTACGATACCCAACGCTTTCTGCGGGGGTTGTCCATCGGCTATCTGGTACTCTGGTGGCTGGAAGTCATCCGGCCTGAAGGGGCCGGCCATGGGTTACAGGTGTTGTGGCTGGTGTTCGTCATTGCTTATGCTCTGGTCATCCGGCACCGGCACTGGCCGTTCGTCGTGGCAGGGAGTGCCACCTACCTGGTGCTGTTGTGGTGGTTTTCGCCTGAACGCTGGCCGGTGGAACTGCTTTATTACGCTGGCGCCGGCGTGGCGGTCAGCGGTTACGTGTACGTGGTCAAGTTCACGGCGCATGATGGGCGTGGCGCGTAA
- a CDS encoding WD40 repeat domain-containing protein: MLIQRHLTRGVLALALFCWWTLPLRAEGTAFWECVRREDYLAGRLSGLSVSDNGILRVVPTPKLVGDTQQPFALCSLLVGSEVYVGTGHDGKLFRATADGVLTLVADFDELDVTALATDGQGAIFAATSPDGKIYQLTAGQPGFRVVYDPPEKYIWDMRCLSDGTLVYATGGKGGVFSLPRGGLSVQALWTTDESNVTSLMVARDGAVWAGTDPGGLVVRIADGRVTAVFDAPSREIRRLVPMPDGSIFALGIGEAKTGGGGSARSAPVEAAVGEGEGSGGTPLRPASGGTTLYRLGEDGRQTALWTSSDTATVLLRWRDGVLVGLGSSSTGGQGRLFFVGPEGQSTLFGTVEEERIAAAEAGAGETLYVVTSGLAKLYRLSPTAQDEGVFTSVVQDAKAVVEAWGRIHIESNGEVFVQTRTGNTQLPGALWSDWSAEIPAPGGVVASPRGRFLQWRLRLKKGAEVTAVRVAYLPRNLAPVITSFSVLPVGVALQETVAPPPDPSVMSSGLDPVQFGIIANQPPRKVFQRGARTLQWQAEDKNGDTLTYRLAYRLRGQTNWKPLAEKLRNPFFVISPEMLPDGIYEFQLEVSDAASNPPAWALASSQVLSPVVITNALPKITFSPSEVSTKEAKIRVEVVTATSPLKSVEVSFDGSEWMLIYPDDLVLDSPREVFTLVYRNLSPGEYLIAVRVLDAALHTTGEKFILVVKP; encoded by the coding sequence ATGCTGATACAACGACATCTGACCCGGGGCGTGCTTGCCCTGGCCCTTTTCTGTTGGTGGACGCTGCCGCTGCGGGCGGAAGGCACGGCGTTCTGGGAATGCGTGCGGCGGGAGGACTACTTGGCCGGTCGCCTCAGTGGGTTATCGGTGTCTGATAATGGTATTTTGCGCGTCGTACCCACGCCCAAGCTCGTGGGGGATACCCAGCAGCCCTTCGCCCTCTGCAGCCTGCTCGTCGGCAGTGAGGTCTATGTTGGCACGGGCCACGATGGCAAGCTGTTCCGGGCGACGGCCGATGGAGTGCTGACCCTGGTCGCCGATTTTGACGAATTGGATGTGACGGCTCTGGCCACCGACGGCCAGGGAGCCATTTTTGCCGCCACCTCCCCGGATGGGAAAATTTACCAGTTGACCGCCGGCCAACCAGGCTTCCGGGTCGTGTATGACCCGCCGGAGAAATACATCTGGGACATGCGATGTCTGTCCGATGGCACCCTCGTCTATGCCACCGGTGGGAAGGGCGGCGTCTTTAGCCTGCCACGGGGCGGGTTGTCGGTGCAGGCGCTCTGGACGACGGACGAATCGAACGTCACAAGCCTGATGGTGGCGCGGGATGGCGCGGTGTGGGCCGGAACCGATCCGGGCGGGCTGGTCGTGCGCATAGCCGATGGGCGTGTGACGGCGGTGTTCGATGCACCCTCCCGTGAAATCCGGCGGCTGGTGCCCATGCCGGACGGTTCCATTTTCGCCCTGGGGATTGGTGAAGCCAAAACCGGTGGCGGGGGCAGCGCCAGGAGCGCGCCGGTGGAGGCAGCCGTTGGCGAGGGGGAAGGCAGCGGCGGCACACCGCTGCGCCCGGCTTCAGGCGGCACGACGCTCTACCGACTCGGTGAAGATGGCCGTCAAACAGCTCTCTGGACGAGCAGCGACACGGCCACCGTTCTGCTCCGGTGGCGGGATGGCGTTCTGGTGGGACTTGGCAGCAGCTCGACCGGCGGACAGGGAAGGCTCTTTTTCGTCGGGCCGGAAGGGCAGTCCACCCTGTTTGGTACTGTCGAAGAAGAGCGGATTGCGGCGGCTGAAGCCGGTGCCGGGGAGACCCTGTATGTCGTGACCAGTGGGCTGGCCAAACTCTACCGGCTCAGCCCGACGGCACAGGATGAAGGGGTGTTCACCTCGGTGGTTCAGGATGCTAAAGCTGTGGTTGAGGCTTGGGGGCGCATCCATATTGAAAGCAATGGAGAAGTCTTTGTTCAGACCCGGACCGGAAACACCCAGTTGCCGGGGGCGCTGTGGAGCGACTGGTCGGCCGAAATACCGGCGCCGGGAGGGGTGGTCGCCAGTCCCCGGGGACGGTTTCTGCAGTGGCGTCTCCGTCTGAAAAAAGGGGCGGAAGTCACGGCCGTCCGAGTGGCTTACCTGCCGCGCAATCTGGCGCCGGTCATTACCTCGTTCAGCGTCCTGCCGGTCGGCGTGGCCTTGCAGGAAACCGTCGCGCCGCCGCCTGATCCGAGTGTGATGAGTTCCGGCTTGGACCCGGTCCAGTTCGGTATCATCGCCAATCAGCCGCCGCGCAAGGTGTTCCAGCGTGGGGCGCGAACGCTTCAGTGGCAGGCAGAGGACAAAAATGGCGACACGCTGACCTACCGGCTGGCCTATCGGTTACGGGGGCAGACGAACTGGAAGCCGTTGGCGGAAAAGTTGCGTAACCCGTTTTTCGTCATCTCCCCGGAGATGCTGCCGGATGGCATCTATGAGTTTCAGCTTGAAGTCAGCGATGCCGCTTCCAATCCGCCGGCGTGGGCGCTGGCTTCGTCACAGGTCCTCTCGCCGGTCGTGATTACGAATGCGTTGCCGAAGATAACCTTTTCACCTTCAGAGGTTTCCACGAAGGAAGCGAAAATTCGGGTTGAAGTGGTGACGGCCACCTCACCGCTCAAATCGGTCGAGGTGTCCTTCGACGGCAGCGAATGGATGCTGATCTACCCGGATGATCTGGTGCTGGACTCCCCGCGTGAGGTGTTTACGTTGGTGTACCGGAACCTGTCGCCGGGGGAATATCTCATCGCCGTACGGGTGCTCGATGCCGCGCTGCATACCACGGGTGAGAAGTTCATCCTGGTTGTCAAGCCGTAG